A region of Streptomyces halobius DNA encodes the following proteins:
- a CDS encoding YfhO family protein — protein MRPTTRHLAAPGCAALLSMAAYCLALAVHGSYPFGARSRAVNDLGNQFVPFHARLWDLLHGTTTGDLFFNWSSGYGVPFLADFFSYLMNPFSWLVGLFPRALADFPVFLVTLFSIGLAAALMTVFLGRLRPGPSWLRALLSVGYGLCGWVVHDGAADPMWMWGLVALPLCGIAADWGLQRRRWVAGTLLIALSWAGNFYTAAMATLAMTLVLGLRLALADGMPGGDRLRALARVASMTPAGIALAAPVLTVTLRASRAAQPAPEASYDGPPSPGELVAQLLPGGHGGVHAPEAPHVYVGMLGLLLVAAFPFVRAVPLKARIGWCGLAAGITASFVWEPTILLWHGFALPNGSPYRAAFVLGGLLTMIAWLALAHRPQAGELAAGAVLVAVLAWFCRAQSSVGDATRMLVVGGGTATLAALLVLCRRRPSTAVRTGVTALLTCTVLSGSALAAFSVTAGRDSIAWFRPKTTLSEPALAVRAGLAARSDWPRSRTDPGPHEFANNDPLLLGGEGGSYYSSYLPAATARTLHGLGAGWYVKGRHTLSFEDPVGRALMGVSSSLVPVAGRPGRYAFQRSDAAPLLTVRDALPRDGGGTVFARQERVLGARVYEVPSLTPAAGPGRRGPAVLGGRAPVPDRAGWTLDAAGGTTFTGRCTPGSTVVWYAPWFSGRVSGAGGSSRAVGRRAMTANPVRVLGQVPADGTVSVRFTGDGRQHLPPHPVGCLAPRKLAAAVAALRAKGPDELTTSGHGLTATLPAGSSGSALLAVPAVPGWSCSVDGGPPRAPRSYGGLLTVPLGTGASRLACSYVPPGLAAGLAVSGGAGLAVAMVAVVAAVRGRRNRSPQCTSQTVTKHYIYRMAHQRTASEPSSVPGEKASE, from the coding sequence GTGAGACCGACCACCAGACACCTGGCCGCACCGGGGTGTGCGGCGCTGCTGTCCATGGCGGCGTACTGCCTGGCGCTGGCGGTCCACGGCAGCTACCCGTTCGGCGCCCGCTCCCGCGCCGTCAACGATCTGGGAAATCAGTTCGTCCCGTTCCACGCCCGGCTGTGGGACCTGCTGCACGGCACCACCACCGGCGACCTGTTCTTCAACTGGAGCAGCGGCTACGGCGTCCCGTTCCTGGCCGACTTCTTCAGCTATCTGATGAACCCGTTCTCCTGGCTCGTCGGACTCTTCCCGCGCGCGCTGGCCGACTTCCCGGTCTTCCTGGTCACGCTGTTCAGCATCGGCCTCGCCGCCGCCCTGATGACCGTCTTCCTCGGCCGGCTGCGGCCCGGGCCGTCCTGGCTGCGCGCGCTGCTCTCGGTGGGCTACGGCCTGTGCGGCTGGGTGGTGCACGACGGTGCCGCGGACCCGATGTGGATGTGGGGCCTGGTCGCGCTGCCGCTGTGCGGTATCGCCGCCGACTGGGGTCTGCAGCGGCGGCGCTGGGTGGCGGGGACCCTGCTGATCGCCCTGTCCTGGGCGGGCAACTTCTATACGGCGGCGATGGCCACGCTCGCGATGACGCTGGTCCTGGGCCTGCGGCTGGCCCTGGCCGACGGGATGCCGGGCGGTGACCGGCTGCGGGCGCTGGCGCGGGTCGCCTCGATGACGCCGGCGGGCATCGCGCTCGCGGCGCCCGTCCTGACCGTGACGCTCCGGGCCAGCCGGGCCGCCCAGCCCGCGCCCGAGGCGTCCTATGACGGCCCGCCGTCGCCGGGCGAGCTGGTGGCGCAGCTGCTGCCGGGCGGCCATGGGGGCGTGCACGCTCCCGAGGCTCCTCATGTGTACGTCGGAATGCTGGGGCTCCTGCTGGTGGCCGCCTTCCCGTTCGTCCGCGCGGTGCCGCTCAAGGCGCGCATCGGCTGGTGCGGTCTGGCGGCGGGGATCACGGCGTCGTTCGTGTGGGAGCCGACGATCCTGCTGTGGCACGGTTTCGCGCTGCCCAACGGCAGTCCGTACCGGGCCGCTTTCGTCCTCGGCGGGCTCCTCACCATGATCGCCTGGCTGGCGCTGGCGCACCGGCCGCAGGCGGGTGAACTGGCCGCCGGGGCGGTGCTGGTCGCCGTTCTCGCCTGGTTCTGCCGGGCGCAGAGCTCGGTCGGCGACGCCACCCGGATGCTGGTGGTGGGCGGCGGTACGGCGACCCTGGCGGCACTGCTGGTGCTGTGCCGCCGCCGTCCTTCCACCGCCGTACGGACCGGGGTCACGGCCCTGCTGACCTGCACCGTCCTGTCCGGTTCGGCGTTGGCGGCGTTCTCCGTGACGGCCGGGCGGGACAGCATCGCGTGGTTCCGGCCGAAGACCACCCTCAGCGAGCCGGCGCTGGCCGTGCGCGCCGGGCTGGCCGCCCGCTCCGACTGGCCCCGCTCGCGCACCGATCCGGGCCCGCACGAGTTCGCCAACAACGATCCGCTGCTGCTGGGCGGCGAGGGCGGCTCGTACTACAGCAGCTATCTGCCCGCGGCCACCGCCCGCACCCTGCACGGTCTGGGCGCCGGCTGGTACGTGAAGGGCCGTCACACACTCAGCTTCGAGGACCCGGTGGGCCGCGCGCTCATGGGCGTCAGCAGCTCGCTGGTCCCGGTGGCGGGGCGGCCGGGCCGGTACGCCTTCCAGCGCTCGGACGCGGCCCCGCTGCTGACCGTGCGCGATGCGCTGCCACGGGACGGTGGCGGCACGGTGTTCGCCCGTCAGGAACGGGTGCTGGGCGCCCGCGTGTACGAGGTGCCGTCACTGACACCGGCCGCGGGGCCTGGGCGCCGCGGCCCGGCCGTCCTCGGGGGCCGCGCCCCGGTTCCCGACCGCGCGGGCTGGACGCTGGACGCGGCCGGGGGAACGACCTTCACGGGCCGGTGCACCCCGGGCAGTACGGTCGTCTGGTACGCGCCCTGGTTCTCCGGCCGGGTCAGCGGGGCGGGCGGCAGCAGCCGGGCCGTCGGCCGCCGCGCGATGACCGCCAACCCCGTGCGGGTGCTGGGCCAGGTGCCCGCAGACGGCACGGTGTCGGTGCGGTTCACCGGAGACGGCCGGCAACACCTCCCCCCGCACCCCGTCGGCTGCCTCGCCCCGCGCAAACTGGCCGCGGCGGTGGCCGCGCTACGCGCCAAAGGGCCGGACGAGCTCACCACGAGCGGCCACGGGCTGACGGCCACGCTGCCCGCGGGCAGTTCGGGGAGCGCGCTGCTGGCGGTCCCGGCCGTCCCGGGCTGGAGCTGTTCGGTCGACGGCGGTCCGCCCCGCGCCCCGCGCTCCTACGGCGGTCTGCTGACCGTCCCGCTGGGTACCGGCGCGTCACGGCTGGCGTGTTCGTATGTCCCGCCCGGTTTGGCGGCGGGGCTGGCGGTGAGCGGCGGGGCGGGGCTGGCGGTGGCCATGGTGGCGGTCGTCGCGGCGGTCCGCGGACGGCGGAACCGTTCCCCTCAATGCACCTCTCAAACCGTGACAAAACATTACATTTATAGAATGGCGCATCAGCGGACGGCGTCCGAACCGTCCTCTGTCCCCGGCGAAAAGGCCAGCGAATGA
- the galE gene encoding UDP-glucose 4-epimerase GalE — translation MSYLITGGAGYIGSHVVRALRQAGERVVVLDDLTTGVAGRVPEGVPLIVGSTLNRALLDETIAGHGVTDVVHLAAKKQVGESVDLPLHYYRENVHGLQILLEAMAAGGVGRFVFSSSAAVYGMPDVDLVTEDTPCVPINPYGETKLVGEWMARAAGKAHGISTACLRYFNVAGAAAPELADTGVFNIVPMVFEKLTEGAAPRIFGDDYDTPDGTCIRDYIHVADLADAHVAAARRLAERGPVRDLTLNIGRGEGVSVREMIDLIIELTGHQGVTPVVTPRRPGDPARVVAAADRIAAELGWKARHDVRDMITSAWAGWQHHHPEARRG, via the coding sequence ATGTCTTACTTGATCACCGGTGGTGCCGGATACATCGGCTCCCATGTCGTACGGGCCCTGCGGCAGGCGGGCGAGCGGGTCGTCGTCCTGGACGACCTGACGACGGGGGTGGCCGGCCGGGTCCCCGAGGGCGTCCCGCTGATCGTCGGCTCCACGCTCAACCGCGCGCTGCTCGATGAGACGATCGCCGGGCACGGCGTCACCGATGTGGTGCACCTGGCCGCCAAGAAGCAGGTCGGCGAGTCCGTCGACCTGCCGCTGCACTACTACCGGGAGAACGTGCACGGTCTGCAGATCCTCCTGGAGGCGATGGCCGCGGGCGGGGTGGGCCGCTTCGTCTTCTCGTCGTCCGCCGCGGTCTACGGCATGCCGGACGTCGATCTGGTCACCGAGGACACGCCCTGTGTGCCGATCAACCCGTACGGGGAGACCAAGCTCGTCGGCGAATGGATGGCGCGCGCGGCGGGCAAGGCGCACGGCATCAGCACCGCCTGTCTGCGCTACTTCAACGTGGCCGGCGCGGCCGCCCCCGAACTGGCCGACACCGGTGTCTTCAATATCGTCCCGATGGTCTTCGAGAAGCTCACCGAGGGTGCCGCCCCGCGCATCTTCGGCGATGACTACGACACGCCCGACGGCACCTGCATCCGCGACTACATTCACGTCGCCGATCTGGCCGACGCGCATGTGGCGGCCGCCCGCAGGCTCGCCGAGCGGGGTCCGGTGCGTGATCTGACGCTCAACATCGGCCGTGGCGAAGGGGTTTCGGTGCGCGAGATGATCGACCTGATCATCGAGCTCACCGGCCACCAGGGCGTCACCCCCGTGGTGACGCCGCGCCGTCCCGGCGACCCGGCCCGGGTGGTCGCCGCCGCCGACCGGATCGCCGCCGAACTGGGCTGGAAGGCCCGTCATGACGTCCGCGACATGATCACGTCGGCGTGGGCGGGCTGGCAGCACCACCACCCGGAGGCACGGCGGGGCTGA
- a CDS encoding glycosyltransferase has translation MKEALEPRPGPTITPAAQISIVVIAFNDAVHVSDAVRSALAQGASGNTGGSSSTAVEVIAVDDSSTDGTGAALDALARTEPRLRVIHRTENSGGCGTPRNDGLRAATGRFVMFLDSDDVLPPGAAEALLAAALRHDAPVVAGSCIRRELPAHRDVPWQPALYREAAVHGSPESSPQLVRDTLCVNKLYERAFLAEHGIVFPEGRFTYEDFVFTARVLAASPRIVTIPESVYVWHVRRTADRQSISLDRKHVTNWQARIDAHRTSVRIFQDAGSKALAHAANTKFLDHDLRMYVRELHTRGADYRAEWWQLTRDYLAGFDEADLRAARAPARWLARVVLASAAPRDLERLTQLAARPGRLLPPYAEAGGGAVWSEDLPEVELDALGTKPISRLPVTVDAEPVIGSRSVLRLRVHDMYGRLAAAEPVSIDIELWRRVDDRRGPVHTAALTAQSAANGSVTSWTAEVVLDLPALLERGGRRRADPEPWDLMAQVSCADGAGFRASLRATGPGLRRRMLPSSRYLLLLVQPYATTGGALSLRIASGLRSVWRIAVRRLRR, from the coding sequence GTGAAAGAAGCCCTTGAGCCACGGCCTGGGCCCACCATCACGCCAGCCGCGCAGATCAGCATCGTCGTCATCGCCTTCAACGATGCCGTCCACGTCTCCGATGCGGTGCGTTCCGCACTCGCCCAGGGCGCGTCGGGAAACACCGGAGGCAGCTCGTCCACCGCCGTCGAGGTGATCGCGGTGGACGACTCCTCCACCGACGGCACCGGCGCCGCCCTGGACGCCCTCGCCCGCACCGAGCCGCGGCTGCGGGTCATCCATCGCACCGAGAACAGCGGTGGCTGCGGCACCCCGCGCAATGACGGTCTGCGGGCCGCCACCGGGCGCTTCGTGATGTTCCTGGACAGTGATGACGTCCTGCCGCCGGGCGCGGCCGAGGCGCTGCTGGCCGCCGCGCTCCGGCATGACGCCCCCGTGGTGGCGGGCTCCTGTATCCGCCGCGAACTGCCCGCGCACCGCGATGTGCCGTGGCAGCCGGCCCTGTACCGCGAGGCGGCGGTGCACGGCTCGCCGGAGTCCAGCCCGCAGCTGGTCCGCGACACGCTGTGCGTCAACAAGCTCTACGAGCGGGCGTTCCTCGCCGAGCACGGGATCGTCTTCCCCGAGGGCCGCTTCACGTACGAGGATTTCGTGTTCACCGCGCGGGTGCTGGCCGCGTCCCCGCGGATCGTGACGATCCCCGAGAGCGTCTATGTCTGGCATGTGCGCCGGACGGCCGACCGGCAGTCCATCTCTCTCGACCGCAAGCACGTCACCAACTGGCAGGCGCGGATCGACGCGCACCGCACCAGCGTGCGGATCTTCCAGGACGCCGGGAGCAAGGCGCTGGCGCATGCCGCGAACACCAAGTTCCTCGACCACGATCTGCGGATGTACGTGCGCGAACTGCACACCCGGGGTGCGGACTACCGGGCGGAGTGGTGGCAGCTGACCCGTGACTATCTGGCCGGTTTCGACGAGGCGGATCTGCGGGCGGCGCGCGCCCCGGCCCGCTGGCTGGCGCGGGTGGTGCTGGCGTCGGCGGCGCCGCGGGACCTGGAGCGGCTGACGCAGCTCGCGGCGCGTCCCGGCCGGCTGCTGCCGCCGTACGCGGAGGCCGGGGGCGGCGCGGTGTGGTCCGAGGACCTGCCGGAGGTGGAGCTGGACGCGCTCGGCACGAAGCCGATAAGCCGGCTGCCGGTGACCGTCGACGCGGAGCCGGTGATCGGCTCCCGCAGTGTGCTGCGGCTGCGGGTGCACGACATGTACGGGCGGCTGGCGGCGGCCGAGCCGGTGAGCATCGACATCGAGCTGTGGCGGCGGGTGGACGACCGGCGCGGCCCGGTGCACACCGCGGCGCTCACGGCCCAGTCCGCCGCGAACGGCTCCGTCACCTCCTGGACCGCCGAGGTCGTGCTGGATCTCCCGGCCCTGCTGGAACGCGGCGGGCGGCGCCGTGCCGACCCCGAGCCCTGGGATCTGATGGCGCAGGTGAGCTGCGCGGACGGCGCCGGTTTCCGTGCCTCGCTACGTGCCACGGGGCCGGGCCTGCGCCGCCGGATGCTGCCCAGCTCCCGGTATCTCCTGCTGCTGGTGCAGCCGTATGCGACGACCGGCGGGGCGCTGTCCCTGCGGATCGCGTCCGGGCTGCGCAGTGTGTGGCGCATCGCGGTGCGTCGTCTGCGCCGCTGA